One window from the genome of Erwinia pyri encodes:
- a CDS encoding HigA family addiction module antitoxin gives MDTRIAEPTTVGEMLSEEFLKPLNITHQQLADAMNVSRKVVGQIVNNTRRVSVTEASELAGLFETDDDFWINVQAAHDRWEARQITAQRHFQPITLMLNSLAG, from the coding sequence ATGGATACCCGTATTGCAGAACCGACCACCGTCGGAGAAATGCTTTCAGAAGAATTTCTGAAGCCGCTCAATATCACCCATCAGCAGCTTGCGGACGCGATGAACGTTTCCCGTAAAGTCGTGGGCCAGATTGTGAATAACACCCGTCGCGTGAGCGTTACAGAAGCATCGGAGTTGGCCGGATTATTTGAGACAGATGATGATTTCTGGATCAATGTCCAGGCAGCACATGACCGCTGGGAAGCGCGTCAGATCACAGCTCAGCGACATTTTCAGCCGATCACGCTGATGCTTAACTCTCTGGCGGGATGA
- a CDS encoding type II toxin-antitoxin system RelE/ParE family toxin, which produces MIGSFREGESGSLARFYFDNVRAGDIPATIECPLRRKLSLLDAASTEKSLFAPRSNNYERLAGNLEGWSSIRVSIQWRLIFRWREGHAYGLYLDPHKY; this is translated from the coding sequence ATGATTGGCAGTTTCAGGGAAGGGGAATCCGGTTCACTGGCCCGGTTTTATTTTGACAATGTGCGGGCAGGAGATATACCTGCAACAATAGAATGCCCGTTGCGCCGCAAGTTATCCCTGCTCGATGCAGCCAGTACTGAAAAGTCACTATTTGCGCCGCGCAGCAATAACTATGAGCGGCTTGCAGGCAACCTGGAAGGATGGTCAAGCATCCGTGTGTCGATCCAGTGGAGGCTGATTTTCCGGTGGCGTGAAGGTCACGCTTATGGCCTGTACCTCGATCCACATAAATACTAA